The genomic interval ctaatcaaggagagaacaacttagaacagaggaaaaatttcctgacagttagaacaattaatcattggaacagcttgcctccagaagttgtgaatgccccaacactggaaatctttaagaagatgttggatagccatttgtctgaaatggtataggatttcctgcctaggcagggggttggactagaagacctccaaggtcccttccaactctgctatggtattattgtattgtattattgtattatataaggggtaagtgcatgcaattaaagtcttcctttctgtgtctcttctttatgcagattattggagcaaggtggtgggGTGATGGTGTAGAAGACCAGCAAGGTAGTaatctttcctctgtaagtagctgttttattgctttgtgtgctggtttcatccttaatgtagcagtgcatgcaattaaagtcttcctttctgtgtctcttctttgtgcaggccattcattggagcaagggtGGTCAGTCGGTGATGTTGAAGACACACAAAAGAAtagtcatcttccttttctattattttggtgcttgtttcatcctaatgcagtgcatgcaattgaagagttcatttctgtttctcttctttgtgcaggccattgattggagcaaggtggtcagtgatattgaagactggcaaggacagtcatcttccttctgtaagtagctcttttattgttttgtgtacttattttaatcttatttaagtagtaaatgCACAAAACAataaatttcttttcttatatcttctttttgtagatcattcattggggcaaagaattcactGACATCgatttggccactcccacccagtcacatgactgccaagccatgcccacctggtcacatgatttccaagccactcccacccagtcacatgaccagcaacagttgccatgatttaacctttttaGATAAATTGATTGATTTTCACTGGCCACCTCTGCATTATGCAAACCTTCAGCTATTTCATACCCCTTCTTTAGCAATTTTAGTGGTGTTCCTTTGAGGtatttgtttccttctttccttcatgttTGTTTTTCATGTTTCTGGAAGTCTTTAATATATAGTTCCCCAAATCCTGACCCACTTAAGCATTTAATCATTTGTAGCACTCCCCACCAATCAGATCAAGCCTTGATCATAAGCTGCATAATTAAACCTTTAGTTTCTAATCAATATActcacattttatttaaatagttTTTCACTCAGTCCACATTCTTTTGTTCAAACTcccattcaacccccccccccgcaaaattttattgtttatttatcaaatttattgaagcggtatggtggcctagaggtgaagatgcttgcctccaattgggaaggttgagagttcagccCTAGTCAGTTACAGATGTTTCTTtatcagggcacaaagagaaaatatctactgTAAACTCTGTGTAGGCATCAAGAAGGGAAtctagccagtaaacactcatTCAGTCACCCCAACTCCACCCCCAATTACACCCAGAATAAAGGgattataagaaagaaagaaaaattattagCCACCTGTCTTAATACAAGATAATACTTGGTGGGTTACAatcagagaaaataaaaagagaattagaaataaaaacagaaataaaataaaataattaaagtaaaaatattaaaaacatcaaTTAATATCCATAAACACTATGATTAATTACAGATGGGGGGGTAGGATGTGGGGGAGGTGGAATCTGTTGTTAatcaatcaaccacctccactgtGATGCTCCCCTATTGGGGCCCCAAGCTAACTGGTAGAGTCAGTTCTTCAGGCCCTCATGGATAGGAGGGTTGGGGCTGACTTCACACCAGAGAACAGATGCAAGAGCAGAAAAGGCAGACAGGGCTCGCACAATGACAGGGCCTCCCCTGCTGGCATGGGTGGGATGGACCAATCCTAGTAGGataagatcaggggtgggtttcaggcggttcgcggcggtccctgcgaaccggttggtcggcgaacccggaagtaagtaacttccgggaacgccgaaggacccacccgcctgcccgcgtttcttacccggttttgacgagttgtgcgcttccacgcatgcgcagaacgcatacagcacctggcaatcctccaggagcagctggagcatcgcacaggcgctagtacgcatgcgtgcaccgcacgcatgcacgaggacaccgccggccccgttccaacccacccctggataagaTGGTCCCTCAAATAACCATGCCGTGAAAGGCTTTAAAAGTGATTAACAATACCTTGAATGGGACCCAGAAGCAGAGAGGCAGCCAATGCAGATTGTGGAGCAGTGGTATTACATGGGCCATTGTTCAGGCCACAAGAATTGCCCATGACACTGAACACTGCATCAGCTAAAGCTTCCAAATTTGAAAAACTTTGCAAATTGTTTCTTTCTGGGAGAATTGCATGATTTTCTTTTAAGGCAGTATATATTTGATAGTTTTTTCACCTACCAAAGTACATTTAGTACAATTACAACACAGGATAAATACCCATATAGAAACTAAAATACATGTAAAACCAATACAAATTTCTCAGTCCATTACCCTAAACAATCTAGTTTTCTGGAAATTCACAGCAACGTACATTAATAAACAATCTTTTATTTCTGGAAATTAATAATTTCTGAGTTACTCAAGCCATATAGATTTATAATTTACCTCCATTAATAATTATTCTCACCTGGGATATATGCTCTCTTTCCTCCAATTGATTAGGAAGATCCTGGCAATCATTACGAATCTGTGGATTCAGCAGAGTTTTTTGATGCTCCATAGTAAAAACAGGAAAGAAAGGCCTAAGGAATTTAAACTCACTGCTCAGAGACCCATCAGCTAAGCACACTTCATAGCTGTAGGCCTGGGAAGATGCCCCAGTATTAGGATCCACACACTTGTCTTGCAAATTTGGTCCCCCAGGGAAAATCCCTGCGGAATGAGAACTTCCTATGAACTTCCTTCGCTTCTGAAACTTGGTTGCAATAAACACAGTGACAGAAAGCAGAAAAATGGACGAGATGACAACCAAGCAGATAATCAAATATAGTGTTAGAGTATGATCTCCCTCTTGCGGGACTTCGTCCTTAGGATTATCCATAATTTTCATGTAAGGATCAGAGAAGCCGTCCACTAGAAGAATCCTTAGGGTCGCAGAGGCAGACTGAAGAGGATGCCCATTATCCCTAACTACCACAATAAGAGTGTGTTTGAAACTGTCTCGGATGTTCACCGGTCTCATGGTTTTCACCTCCCCATTCTGAGTCCCAATAGCGAAGAGACTCGGATCTGTAGCCTTCAGCAACTGATAGGAAAGCCAAGAATTCTGCCCTGAATCTCTGTCCACTGCCACCACTTTGGTGACTAGGTAGCCTGTCTCTGCTCCCCTGGGAACCAGATCATTTGATGGAGAAGTGCTGTTCTGAAGGGGGCAGAGGACGAAGGGGGCATTGTCATTTTCATCTATGATAAGAACTCGGACCACTGTTTCTGAGCTCAAGGGAGGTGAGCCCTTGTCTACAGCCCTCACCATCACCTGGAAATCCTGTATATCCTCATAATCTATAGATCGTATGGCATACAAGTTCCCAGTTTCAGAGTTGATAGAGATGTAAGATGGTGCAGGATCTTCCCTGATCTCTCCAAACAAAAGAGAGTAGGTTACTTTGCCATTCTGTTCTGTGTCCACATCCACAGCATGGACTGATCCAATGAGCAGTCCCGGAATGTTGTTTTCTCGTAAGTGCAAATTGTAGAAACCTCTTTCAAACTTTGGAGGGTTATCATTGACGTCTGAAAGTTGAATGCTAATAACTGTCATTGAAGTGAGTCTGGGAGAACCTTGGTCGGTGGCTGTGATGGTGATGTTATAATGTGACATTTGTTCTCTGTCCAATGGCTGTTGAGTCACAAGTTGGTAATAATTGTTCTCAGTCCGTTTTAACATAAAAGGCAGGTTTTTCTCAGTGTTGCAGTTAGTTCTGCCATTGTCTCCGGAGTCTTGATCTCTGATGCTAAAAAGTGCCACCAGTGTTTCTGGGGGAGAATTTTCAGGTAAAGGATTAGTGATGGATGATACAATTATTTCTGGAGCATTATCATTCTCATCTTCAATGTCAATAAGAACTTTACAGTAAGCGGACAATCCTCCTCCATCTGTGGCTTTGATCCTGAGTTGATATTTACTGTTTATTTCATAATCAATTTTCCCTACGAGCATAATTTCCCCAGTATGATTGTTTAACCTGAATGATCGGAGTACATCTGCTGGTGCTTGGCTAAAAGTGTAAATGATGTGAGCATTGGATCCAATGTCTTTGTCGGTGGCTTCAACTTTAGCAACCAATGAACCTGGATGACTATTTTCCATTAGCTGCACTTTATACACTTCTTGTTCAAATTGGGGAACATTATCATTGTTATCCAGAATATCAATAATTATCTGCGCTGTGCCAGTTCTCCTCGGGATCCCTCCATCCACAGCTTCCAGAGTGAGGATAAACTGAGGGATCACCTCGCGGTCTAATGGTTTTGCCAAAAGCAGCTCTGCATATTTGCTGCCATCGTTTTGACTTTGTACGTCCAGCTTAAAATATTCGCTTGGGCTAAGTATGTAGTTCTGGATAGCATTTTTTCCTTTGTCTAAATCGTGGGCTGTCTCCAAGGGGAAACGTGCATTTATAGGCGTCTGTTCAGGTATTTCAAAAAGGAATTGATTCTGAGGGAAAATAGGGGAATTATCATTGACATCTTCTACCTGAATTTCAATTTTGAAGAATTGAAGAGGATTTTCCAGCAAAATTTCAGAGAATAGAGTGCAAGGATCACTCAGACCACACAAAGCTTCGCGGTCAATTTTATCCCTCAATATTATATTCCCAGAATGAGGATCCAGCTGGAAATCCTGCCTGGAGCTCTTAGAAATCAACTGTGCTCTGCGAGCAGAGAGCTCCTTCACATCCACTTTCAAATCTTTTAGCACATTTGCTACTATTGACCCAGCTTTCTTCTCCTCAGGCACTGAATAGTGGAATGGTTCACACAACATACCAGAGCTACATAGAGAAATAAAGAACAAGACCACTTGCCTGCTAGTACGAGATGCTTCCATTTTCTCAGCCTCTTTCAGGGAAGGTCATATGTTCAGTAAGATTCTTTGTAAAGCAACTGCTGTAATTTCCATTATAGTTGTGATCAGAATCCAGTAggaggttttggttttttttggtatCCACACTAGAGTATTTTCTTCGGAAACTTCTTAAGATTTAATCGAAAGCTGTTGCCTTTTGTCCTGAGATTCCTTTGTCTAATGACTGGATCACTCTGAAGTAAACGAATCTCTCTTTTTTACTGTTTGGTGCAATAGCACCACCTTGTGTTTAAAGTAAAATGTAGCACTGAATTTAGGAAACTCCTTTGAAGAGGACATTTACTGTAGTGTATAGAATAGTGTGTGCATCTTTTCAAAGGAACAAAATGTTATACAATCTTGGTGTCTTTtgtcatattaaaataatatattaataactttcaatttgagaaaaaaaagatttctccCAAAATATAAGAGCTATAATTTTTGATATGGTTGTGATATGAATGTGTGTATAAAGTACCGTAAATACAAGAATATGAGGAATATCacttgtgtgttttatttttacttgcacctTTTCTTGTCATAAGTTTGTAATGACCATATAGGTTATATTTGGAAACAATCATGATTTTCACTGCCACTCATATCTAGACATTTCATATTTCCTTTCagaagtttaataataataatgataacagtaataataataacagtaataataacagtaataataacaacaacaataataataacaataccaACAATGTATCTTTATAATGGTCAAAAAGCAGCAATagacattactttttacaatatattaaaaattactgacattaaaatatatttaaaaagtaatgacattaaaagtggataataacatagaTGCTCTCAAACTGTTCAGGTCACGCCCTGGTTTACGTGGGTGAAAAGCCaataagtatgggagtaaatataATCGTCCAGACATTGTTAGAgctatgtccaaataattggtacaagatgacagctataattctgtaaccattgtttttcttgtggacattgcagcaacacagaattttgccactgcttGCGTGGTAGAGGGACGTGAGTCCTGGGGGAGAAAgtctacataaaaattgtctgccctccctggcatcTCCCTAGTAAGGGGAGAATGTATGCAGACCTATgaactctgtatagctcacagtacaataaaacatgtgagatatcttcatCTTCTCCTTTACACACCCATTCTGCTATTggagttctcttatacctgccctggaggagtgctgaaggaagaatgttaaatctggctctgaagaaagctattctttgttttgggaagatcagatcatttagatatcttgccgattcccacacaacctgtttgattctgtccgtACTGTGAAGagacaacctatttagttcttcttggaactccatgtccttcattctattgatttctacttgctttgcttgttcaaagcctagggacattaagaattctggtgagagcccataagcaCCCAGCTTGTGATTTATTGCCTGTTTCTACggggaggggaaattgtcagtcaacactataCATGTATTTTTGTACTAGATGGTTGAGTACCAAGGTGTGATCCACTgctgatcttccttctctaaaaccaaattgtttgtctttgattATCCCACTGAAATCAGCCAATCCTGAAGTTTAtagtttaggtgtttggcatacagtttactaataacacTCAGAAGACTAATGCGTCTATAATTgtctgggtcatttctattacctttttaataaatttgtatgataattgctactccccaaacTCTTGGCATATGGGCCGTTTTATCGATAAATGTAAACagagatgctaaaagtggagcccaccaactagtgttctttttgattatttctggcaggacattatcagcatTAGcaggtgccttattagccttgagggctccgatcaaccgggctatctcttctggtgtaacagggggccagtaaggagtttggtccaaactaaTTTGgatctccttggttacatagtcaggttctatgtataaatatataatataaatataaatataaaatattcttcccaggcatgaatcagTACCTGATTAGTTGGGAGTAGGGGGAGGTTTCCCCAATCTTCTGGTAAtataccaaaaaagggatgtattttttgttcTGACTGGTGTAATTAGTCTATGGCAAGACTCCTTCAGAAccacacttttcttttcttttagaagggtcttatattgtgctttcaacTGTTTTAAGCAGTGAGTGTGATCCTCAAAAAGGGCATTTTTACTTTTCCTGTACtccatattatatatcctttttagttgcacATAATTTCTATCAAACcatattttattctttgaaaCCGGCCGTTTGAAGTGAGCTAGTCTTCTGTTAGTGAGAACCGatttcaaatttgaaattaaaatttcAAACTCATAGTTATCAAACA from Thamnophis elegans isolate rThaEle1 chromosome 6, rThaEle1.pri, whole genome shotgun sequence carries:
- the LOC116510764 gene encoding protocadherin beta-16-like, with translation MGMYDYPVLRAADTLLVLLLLLLLLLLLSGMLCEPFHYSVPEEKKAGSIVANVLKDLKVDVKELSARRAQLISKSSRQDFQLDPHSGNIILRDKIDREALCGLSDPCTLFSEILLENPLQFFKIEIQVEDVNDNSPIFPQNQFLFEIPEQTPINARFPLETAHDLDKGKNAIQNYILSPSEYFKLDVQSQNDGSKYAELLLAKPLDREVIPQFILTLEAVDGGIPRRTGTAQIIIDILDNNDNVPQFEQEVYKVQLMENSHPGSLVAKVEATDKDIGSNAHIIYTFSQAPADVLRSFRLNNHTGEIMLVGKIDYEINSKYQLRIKATDGGGLSAYCKVLIDIEDENDNAPEIIVSSITNPLPENSPPETLVALFSIRDQDSGDNGRTNCNTEKNLPFMLKRTENNYYQLVTQQPLDREQMSHYNITITATDQGSPRLTSMTVISIQLSDVNDNPPKFERGFYNLHLRENNIPGLLIGSVHAVDVDTEQNGKVTYSLLFGEIREDPAPSYISINSETGNLYAIRSIDYEDIQDFQVMVRAVDKGSPPLSSETVVRVLIIDENDNAPFVLCPLQNSTSPSNDLVPRGAETGYLVTKVVAVDRDSGQNSWLSYQLLKATDPSLFAIGTQNGEVKTMRPVNIRDSFKHTLIVVVRDNGHPLQSASATLRILLVDGFSDPYMKIMDNPKDEVPQEGDHTLTLYLIICLVVISSIFLLSVTVFIATKFQKRRKFIGSSHSAGIFPGGPNLQDKCVDPNTGASSQAYSYEVCLADGSLSSEFKFLRPFFPVFTMEHQKTLLNPQIRNDCQDLPNQLEEREHISQVRIIINGGKL